The Triticum aestivum cultivar Chinese Spring chromosome 5A, IWGSC CS RefSeq v2.1, whole genome shotgun sequence genomic sequence GAAGATAAGATGAAGCTTCCGGCGGCGGCCCTGTTGCCCTTTCTGTTGCAGCTCTCCCTCGTGGCCGCGGCCGCGGCTCAGGTCACCGGAGCTGCGCCGGGCTGCCCGACCATCTGCGCTGGCGTGAGCGTGCCGTACCCATTCGGCATCAGGGAAGGGTGCTACTTGGAGGGCTTCAACCTCACCTGCGACCGGACGAGCGGCCAAGAGCGGCTGCTCATCGGCGGCGCCGGGAGCACCCTCGAGGTCATGGAGATCTCGCTGGCCAACTCCACGGTGCGCGTCAGGAACACCGCTGGCGCCGTGCAGCTCGAGGGCAGCAGGGTAAGCGGCCCTACCCGAGCCGTCGGCAGGTGGGGCGGCcttggcgccggcgccggcggcggcccgtTCGTGGTGTCGGCGTTGCTCAACAGGTTCGTGCTCACCGGGTGCAACGTGCTGGCCAAGCTGATCGGGGACAGGGACAACGTCATCGTCGGCTGCTCCGCCTTCTGCGCCGTCACCGACGGGTTGGACAACACCGTCTCCGCCGAGGACGTCGCCGAGTGCGCCGGCGTCGGCTGCTGCAAGACGCCCATCACCATCGGCCGTCCCTACTACCGCGTCAATTTCACGGGGATGGACCCGGCCCAGGAGATGGACTCGTTACTGCGTGAAGCTCTGGTGCGCGTCGCCGAGACGGACTGGTTCGGCACGTCGGCCGCGCGCGCCAACTCCTCCCGCGGGGCGGCGATGCCCCTGGTGCTGGAGTGGGTGGTGGACTCCAAGCGGCTCCGGCAAGCTGAGGATCCCCCGGGGTGGGCGGCGACGGGCTGCCCCAATGACGCGGGGACGAGCGAGTGCCGGAGCAGCCACAGCTCATGCAGCAATGTCACCAACAACTACCGCACTGGCTACGTGTGCCGGTGCAAGGACGGGTACCAGGGCAACCCAtacctcgccggcgccggcggatGCCAAGACGTCGACGAGTGCGCGCAGACTGATAAGTTCATGTGCTCCGGCGTATGCACCAACACGCCCGGAGGGTACCACTGCGTGTGTCCGCCCCGCTCCCGTGGCAACCCTCGGATCAGAGATGGCTGTGTCAAATCATCTCTAAGTCTAGGTGAGAATATACAACACCATTGATGATACATAGTACTTATGTGAGATTGCACACCAGGGGGTTTTATTTCTGACATTATTTTATTTCTGACATTTTTCAGGTTTAAGTATCGGCATAGGAATCGGCAGTGGTGCCGCCCTTCTTTTCTTGGTGCTTGGTGCCATTTTTGTGACCCAGAAGCTGAAGCGTCAAAGGGCAAAAGTATCCAAGCAGAAATTCTTTAAGCAAAACAGGGGACATCTACTAGAGCAATTGGTGTCGCAGAAGGCAGACATAGCTGAGAGGATGATCATCCCCTTGGTGGAGCTCGAGAAGGCCACCAACAACTTCGACAAAGCTCGTGAGATCGGTGGAGGAGGGCATGGCATGGTGTACAAAGGGATCATGTCAGACCTTCACGTCGTGGCGATCAAGAAGTCCAAGGTCGTAATCCAGAAGGAAATCGATGAGTTCATCAACGAGGTGGCAATCCTCTCGCAGATAAATCATCGGAACGTGGTGAAGCTCTTCGGGTGCTGCCTCGAGACAGAGGTGCCGTTGCTAGTATACGAGTTCATCTCCAACAGGACACTTTACCATCACCTTCATGTCGAAGAACCTGAAGCTTCATTGCCATGGGTGGAGCGGCTAAGAATTGCAACAGAGACCGCAAGAGCTCTCGCGTATCTTCACTCGGCTGTGTCATTCCCTATAGTCCACAGGGATATCAAGTCTCAAAACATTCTGTTAGATGGCACTCTCATAGCAAAGGTGTCAGATTTTGGAGCTTCAAGGTGCATCCCGCTAGATCAAACAGGGGATGAAACCGCCATTCAAGGGACATTTGGGTACCTAGACCCTATGTATTGCTACTCAGGACAGCTCACCGAGGAGAGCGATGTTTATAGCTTCGGCGTGCTCCTAATGGAGCTGCTCACCAGGAAAAAACCATGCTCATATCGATCATccggggagaaaagcctcgtcGCCTATTTCACCAGTTTGCTAGCAGAAGGTGACCTCTCAAGTGTGTTAGACCCTCAGGTCATGATGGAAGGTGGCAAAAAGATTGAAGAAGTAATTATGTTGGCAGCGGCATGCGTCAGGATGGAAGGAGGTCAACGACCATCCATGAGGCAAGTGGAGATGACACTTGAGAGTCTTCAAGTACCCCATGAAAATGTTGTGATGGGTGTTATTGATGCACAAGGTTATACAATGATTGAAGGCGGAAGCACGGAGGAGGTTAGCAGACAATATAGCCGGGAAGAAGAATATTTGTTCTCATCAAGGTGCCCGCGGTAGTGAATGTGTTCGTGTGTGATATACACATGGACCAAATGGCATGTGTGCTTTATGTTTTTTTCTTTTAAGCAAATGGTGGCTTGTATTAACCATATCATATATACCAAAGCGGAAGAATGCATGCCTTCACATAAATCAAAGAACCAATGGATATGCATATCTAAACCAAAGGAAACCATGGACAAGTAGAAATAGGACCCGAGGTCCGTTAATTACCGCAATGGGATCCCTCCATGAGGAACTCCTTTTGAGGCAATGGTCATTAGTAACATATTATTATGACCAAACAAAATGCCATGCTCAATGTGGCTTTTTTCTCCATTTCGGTTTACTAGTCccctcgtattttgggtcaaactttgatCATTGATTTGATTAGACAAATATAAAGTATATGTCCTaaaagttatattgttgaattcatattTGAAAGAAGTTTCTAGTGGTATTATTTTTGTTACTTATATAAATCATATTTTGCAAACCCTGGCCCAAAATATGAGGGAGACTAAATAAACCCGGATGAGGGGAGTACGGCGTCAACCGAGGGGCATCTCGAACTTGTTTAGTAATTAGGATGAATGTGTTGCATGAATACGAATGACAAGGTTGGGGATTCTCTCATCACCTTGAAGCTTGTGTTGGCTTATGTACGTCTTCTCTCTCCTAGTTCATTCTATGGCACATCATAAAAAAAAGTAGCAAATTCTATCAACACATATCTTACAATTATTGGAGGTGCCCCTAAAGGGTTGTTGATCATGTCAATCAACACCGGCATGAATGCAGccaactaagggcatctccaacgccaacCCGCGGATTCCTCTGGTATATGTCTGTCTTTATGTCCGGACATGGTCCATGGGCATAATCCGGGAGGGAGCCATCCATCGCTAATTACAAAGTATTCGGATGGAAGGAGAAAAGGTAGGTGGGGACCATGCGTGTGGTGGGATATTTGTTATTTAGTGTCCAGTTGGGAGAAGAGAGAGAAGATGGGGAGCATGCACGTACGGTTGGGAGGAGAGAGATAAGAGGGGGACCATGCATGTGATTGGTTAAGTGCATGTCACTCTGACAAAACTCCCCATGTTTGTCTCTAAAATACCAGAATTTAGatgttttttttgcatggtaatacgtgtcttcttcatatcataaagaacaaagtacaaatcacgtaaagaccgacatgacaatactgaaaagatagtagaacatctctgagcttgacaccaacgctcgTCAACTGcttccggcaccaccacagcagccaccgaaaaaaagaatgacgaatcaccacctcacccgagctcgacacggctccatcgctgatatgcagctttgcggacctccaaagtggctcaccaaaagtgaagcccttgccgttgaacgaatcagaccggggcaacaccccggacacgccatcgaactccagatccgGCACTCCACCACGACTAAggcgccgaaggaggaaaccataccttcCATCCACAAACCACGAACCCAGTAGATATTCCGTctttcagatgtcgtcgatgcagaccacaatctgcatccgctcctggactacctcccaagctccgcgtcgacgctggagcaaacgtcgtcgcaacggcggagcccgaggacacaggtccaccacaaggatgccgccgccgccacaccatccttgcttgaacagactggtttccaaatccatccccaaccataggaccgatggcctcgtcaggGAAGGATCCGAAGATTCATTATTCAGCGCCACCATCGCCATCACCGAgacaaagacgatgaacaacctaaaaacctaaaCTATAAAGAAGAAAAatcgatccacacgcgtggatccggcggcccccctcaccaccgacgaccgaggtcgccggcggaggggagccgccggagaacGGCGTTAGGAGATTggccctggcggcggctagggttgcagCCGCCAGGGACGAGAGGAAAACTGGCCGAAATACGATTATATGATTGGCCGTGGTTACCAGAATTTAGATGTATGGACAGCTTCGCGAACTGATACAAGTCCTCATTGGATTGCAAAAGTGAAGAAATGTGTCCGGTCGAACATATACCGGTGTTTTACGGGTCTCCCTTGGAGATACCCTACTTGGTTGCAAGTTGCGATTAGTCcccccaccaaaaagaaaaaatgtTTTGACTATTCTATGCTAACCAATGGAAGTGTCCTCTACCCTTGATTGGGATGTCAATAATAAAGGCCCGAAATGGTAGAGAACATGGGATCTGGATAGACAACTCGACACATACGCCTTATCCCTAGATAGATAGATCTGGATTTTCTAATTTATATTTGACGTGCACTATGCGTCTAATCTATCAGGTAACATGAGAACAAAATCGGTCGATTGCCAAGCCATTACATTTCATGAGAGAGAGAAATCCGATCCGCTAGCCACCCCTAGCTATACCAAAACGTCCGCAACATGATTCGTGTTGCCACCGTAACATAGGCGATGTTGCAATCCTCGGCGACCTGTGCAACACAAGTGATGGTGCAACCCTACCACCACCCAATCGTGCACTAGAGAGCACTCTGCAGCGCCGATGATGTTGCAAGCGAGCACCGACAAGCTTCCCTGTAGCATCGATGATGCTGCAAAAATACTGACAAGCACACTACAATGTTGATGATGTTGCAAACAAGCAAAGGCAAGATTCTTTGTAGCAGTGGTGATGTTGCGGGAAACCGACGAT encodes the following:
- the LOC123104834 gene encoding wall-associated receptor kinase 2 translates to MKLPAAALLPFLLQLSLVAAAAAQVTGAAPGCPTICAGVSVPYPFGIREGCYLEGFNLTCDRTSGQERLLIGGAGSTLEVMEISLANSTVRVRNTAGAVQLEGSRVSGPTRAVGRWGGLGAGAGGGPFVVSALLNRFVLTGCNVLAKLIGDRDNVIVGCSAFCAVTDGLDNTVSAEDVAECAGVGCCKTPITIGRPYYRVNFTGMDPAQEMDSLLREALVRVAETDWFGTSAARANSSRGAAMPLVLEWVVDSKRLRQAEDPPGWAATGCPNDAGTSECRSSHSSCSNVTNNYRTGYVCRCKDGYQGNPYLAGAGGCQDVDECAQTDKFMCSGVCTNTPGGYHCVCPPRSRGNPRIRDGCVKSSLSLGLSIGIGIGSGAALLFLVLGAIFVTQKLKRQRAKVSKQKFFKQNRGHLLEQLVSQKADIAERMIIPLVELEKATNNFDKAREIGGGGHGMVYKGIMSDLHVVAIKKSKVVIQKEIDEFINEVAILSQINHRNVVKLFGCCLETEVPLLVYEFISNRTLYHHLHVEEPEASLPWVERLRIATETARALAYLHSAVSFPIVHRDIKSQNILLDGTLIAKVSDFGASRCIPLDQTGDETAIQGTFGYLDPMYCYSGQLTEESDVYSFGVLLMELLTRKKPCSYRSSGEKSLVAYFTSLLAEGDLSSVLDPQVMMEGGKKIEEVIMLAAACVRMEGGQRPSMRQVEMTLESLQVPHENVVMGVIDAQGYTMIEGGSTEEVSRQYSREEEYLFSSRCPR